The following proteins are co-located in the Paenibacillus sp. FSL H8-0079 genome:
- a CDS encoding DUF3817 domain-containing protein: MKTVTGRFRIAGIWEGVSLLLLIFIAMPLKYFADISSAVAVMGMIHGILFPLYLIALVHLALVKKWKITRWLMGGLAGLLPFGTFVFESYLRKRDWK, from the coding sequence ATGAAAACAGTGACAGGCCGATTCAGAATTGCGGGCATATGGGAGGGTGTATCCTTACTTCTATTGATTTTTATTGCTATGCCTCTGAAATATTTTGCAGATATCTCTTCCGCTGTAGCCGTAATGGGCATGATTCATGGTATTTTGTTTCCTTTGTATCTTATTGCACTAGTGCATTTGGCTCTGGTCAAAAAGTGGAAGATAACACGCTGGCTGATGGGTGGACTCGCCGGTCTACTGCCGTTTGGAACTTTTGTATTCGAATCTTATCTTCGGAAGAGAGATTGGAAATAA
- a CDS encoding helix-turn-helix domain-containing protein: MLQKFGFTQYESQVYEAIFAQDEPLDATSIVNYSNVPKAKIYEVLNRLIDKGTVLTTMDGKKKLYMAVDLQSIIHKIKADFEKDIEELKSYKIKRTFTDEHIWTLKDESSIASNIEQLIEEADSSILFLAWNERMEKYRELLEQKEKQGVYVEVLAVGGMETSLNRIYSLIPLLDAPEPSQLLIVDHAYLLFAGVEHDSWRAIKTMSKPIVKAMTDYFYHDVALTQITKKYGDQLLQDAEIEKLLTRLIY; this comes from the coding sequence ATGTTGCAGAAATTCGGTTTTACACAATATGAAAGTCAGGTATATGAGGCTATATTTGCGCAGGATGAACCGCTGGATGCCACATCTATTGTTAATTACTCCAACGTTCCCAAAGCCAAAATCTATGAAGTGCTCAATCGCCTGATCGACAAGGGAACGGTGCTGACAACGATGGATGGGAAGAAAAAACTATATATGGCTGTGGATCTTCAGTCCATTATTCATAAGATTAAGGCTGATTTTGAGAAAGATATTGAGGAATTGAAGAGTTACAAAATCAAACGTACATTTACAGATGAGCATATCTGGACGTTAAAAGATGAGTCGTCCATCGCATCGAATATCGAACAGCTTATCGAGGAAGCAGATTCATCGATTCTTTTTCTGGCCTGGAATGAGCGAATGGAGAAATATCGTGAACTGCTGGAGCAGAAGGAAAAGCAGGGCGTGTACGTTGAAGTGCTTGCCGTTGGGGGAATGGAGACATCCTTAAACCGGATATACTCGTTGATTCCATTGCTTGATGCGCCAGAACCTTCACAGCTGCTTATTGTGGATCATGCGTATTTGCTGTTTGCCGGTGTGGAGCACGATTCATGGCGAGCGATCAAGACGATGTCCAAACCGATTGTCAAAGCGATGACTGATTATTTCTACCATGATGTTGCCCTTACTCAGATTACCAAAAAATACGGTGACCAACTGTTACAGGATGCTGAAATCGAGAAACTGCTCACCAGGTTGATCTATTAA
- a CDS encoding glycoside hydrolase family 1 protein — translation MSNQTYQFPENFLWGGAIAANQAEGAYNQGGKGLSTQDVAPKGIMGPITEEPTEDNMKLIGIDLYHRYKEDVKLFAEMGFKVFRTSIAWSRIFPKGDELEPNEEGLQFYDDLFDECRKYGIEPLVTLSHYETPLHLSKEYDGWVNRKMVGFYERYVTAVFKRYKNKVKYWLTFNEINSILEAPFMSGGIYTPKEKLSKQDLYQAIHHEFVASASAVKLCHEIIPTAQIGCMMLSMPTYPLTPNPDDMIKVMEFEHSNYFFGDVHVRGRYPGYMKRYFQENGIEIQMEAGDEEMLLNTVDFISFSYYMSICQTADPEKQVAGEGNLLGGVPNPYLPASEWGWQIDPQGLRYVLNMFYDRYQKPLFIVENGLGAVDELITGADGEKTVEDDYRIQYLNDHLVQVGEAIKDGVEIMGYTSWGCIDVVSASSAQLKKRYGYIYVDRHDDGSGTLERYRKKSFHWYKEVISSNGKSLQR, via the coding sequence ATGAGTAATCAAACCTATCAATTCCCGGAAAATTTCCTGTGGGGTGGCGCAATTGCTGCCAACCAAGCTGAAGGTGCATACAATCAAGGCGGCAAAGGCCTGTCTACACAGGATGTAGCTCCCAAAGGCATCATGGGTCCAATCACGGAAGAACCCACTGAAGATAACATGAAACTGATCGGTATTGATCTGTATCATCGCTATAAGGAAGATGTGAAACTGTTTGCCGAGATGGGCTTCAAAGTATTCCGTACTTCCATCGCCTGGTCCCGGATTTTCCCGAAAGGGGACGAGCTTGAGCCGAATGAAGAAGGATTGCAGTTCTACGATGATCTGTTTGACGAGTGTCGCAAATACGGAATTGAACCCCTGGTTACGCTGTCCCACTATGAGACACCACTTCACCTTTCCAAAGAATACGACGGCTGGGTTAACCGGAAAATGGTTGGATTCTATGAGCGTTATGTAACTGCCGTATTTAAACGTTATAAGAACAAAGTAAAATACTGGCTTACTTTTAACGAAATCAACTCTATTCTCGAAGCACCATTCATGAGCGGTGGTATCTATACGCCGAAAGAGAAGCTTAGCAAACAAGATCTGTATCAGGCGATCCATCATGAGTTTGTAGCCAGTGCTTCTGCTGTGAAGCTCTGTCATGAGATCATCCCTACGGCACAGATTGGTTGTATGATGCTCAGCATGCCTACTTACCCGCTGACACCGAATCCAGACGATATGATCAAAGTCATGGAATTCGAGCATAGTAACTATTTCTTCGGTGATGTACATGTAAGAGGTCGCTACCCTGGTTATATGAAACGTTACTTCCAGGAAAATGGGATCGAGATTCAGATGGAAGCTGGCGACGAGGAAATGCTGCTGAATACTGTAGACTTCATCTCTTTCAGTTACTACATGAGTATCTGTCAGACAGCAGATCCGGAGAAACAAGTCGCAGGAGAAGGTAACCTGCTCGGTGGTGTACCTAACCCTTACCTGCCTGCTAGTGAATGGGGATGGCAGATTGACCCGCAAGGATTGCGTTATGTGCTTAACATGTTCTATGACCGTTATCAAAAACCGCTATTTATTGTAGAAAATGGTCTTGGCGCTGTCGATGAGTTGATCACGGGTGCTGACGGCGAGAAAACCGTCGAAGATGACTACCGCATCCAGTATCTGAATGATCATCTGGTTCAGGTTGGCGAAGCCATTAAAGATGGCGTGGAGATCATGGGGTATACATCATGGGGTTGTATTGATGTTGTCAGTGCGTCTTCTGCCCAGTTGAAAAAACGTTATGGCTATATCTATGTTGATCGTCACGACGATGGATCAGGAACACTCGAACGTTACCGTAAGAAATCCTTCCATTGGTACAAAGAAGTCATCAGCAGTAACGGAAAAAGTTTGCAGCGTTAA
- a CDS encoding sugar ABC transporter substrate-binding protein has translation MLKLNNTSGKKGIKLLATLLTAVLMITGCSGGSGGSSEGNWVSIEDRYTVDPEKPAWQLDKKEEATDLTWYVNADWWNTDFGKDIVTKKIKEDLNINIKFITGDDTKLNTFFAGGDMPDLLTVFDSNSPVVQKAATWAMPLDDLAEKYDPYFNKVAAADTLNWFQLTDGKTYGYPNYSNTQEDYDSGNIPAKTAFVIRKDVYEALGSPVIGTPEQFQSVMKRIKHEFPALIPFGFNSIGEGTGSLGDTLQDFIGVPLETESGEFYDRNLDEDYLTWLKTLNTVYRDGNISDDSFADDGTAFEEKVKSGKYATMLLDGTPQQGGNLQIYMSANPDKEYVAIDGPQSTKGNAPTLNQSGITGWMINFISKDCKDPAKAIQIFTYLLSEEGQTLMNYGIQGETYQTKTDGTVELLPAVKELQLNNADQFKKDYRMGEFMFFGHDRHKALSADAFPEAIKQMQEWGKGKLKPHFILENISPDQGTPEARALSAINTKWNTTLVSMVRSKDDASYDNALAAYKSFLGENRWEEIVKVRSEKMKLNKEKLGIQ, from the coding sequence ATGTTGAAGTTGAACAACACATCAGGCAAAAAAGGGATTAAATTGCTCGCAACACTGCTCACAGCCGTACTTATGATTACAGGTTGCAGTGGTGGATCGGGGGGCTCCAGTGAAGGGAACTGGGTATCCATTGAAGATCGCTATACGGTCGACCCGGAAAAGCCAGCTTGGCAGTTGGATAAAAAGGAAGAGGCTACCGACCTGACATGGTACGTCAATGCGGACTGGTGGAACACTGATTTTGGCAAGGACATTGTTACCAAGAAAATCAAAGAGGATCTGAACATCAATATTAAATTCATCACGGGTGATGATACCAAGTTAAATACCTTTTTCGCGGGTGGAGATATGCCTGACTTGCTGACCGTATTTGACTCGAATTCTCCAGTGGTGCAAAAAGCTGCAACCTGGGCTATGCCGCTGGACGATCTGGCGGAAAAATATGATCCTTACTTCAATAAAGTTGCGGCTGCCGATACGTTGAACTGGTTCCAGCTGACAGATGGTAAAACGTATGGTTATCCGAACTATTCCAATACGCAAGAGGATTATGATAGCGGTAACATTCCAGCCAAGACGGCATTCGTCATTCGTAAGGATGTGTATGAAGCACTGGGCAGCCCTGTCATTGGAACACCAGAACAATTTCAGAGTGTGATGAAACGAATTAAGCACGAGTTCCCTGCGCTGATTCCGTTTGGATTCAACTCTATTGGTGAAGGAACAGGTTCACTCGGGGATACGTTGCAAGATTTCATCGGTGTTCCGTTGGAGACCGAATCAGGAGAATTCTATGATCGCAATCTGGATGAAGATTATCTCACGTGGTTGAAGACATTGAACACCGTGTACAGAGATGGAAATATCAGTGATGACAGTTTTGCGGATGATGGAACCGCTTTTGAGGAAAAAGTGAAGTCCGGTAAATATGCGACCATGCTGCTTGACGGTACACCTCAACAAGGAGGAAACTTGCAAATCTACATGAGTGCGAATCCAGACAAAGAATATGTTGCTATTGATGGACCGCAGAGTACCAAAGGTAATGCACCAACATTGAATCAATCTGGAATAACCGGGTGGATGATCAATTTCATTTCCAAGGACTGTAAAGATCCGGCCAAGGCTATTCAGATATTCACATACTTGCTGAGTGAAGAAGGCCAGACTCTCATGAATTACGGGATTCAAGGGGAGACCTACCAGACTAAAACCGACGGTACCGTTGAATTGCTGCCAGCTGTGAAAGAACTGCAACTCAATAACGCGGATCAATTCAAAAAGGACTATCGGATGGGTGAATTTATGTTCTTCGGTCATGATCGCCATAAAGCGCTGAGTGCAGATGCTTTTCCGGAAGCGATTAAACAGATGCAGGAGTGGGGCAAAGGCAAGCTGAAACCACACTTCATTCTGGAGAATATTAGCCCGGATCAAGGTACACCTGAAGCTCGTGCGTTGTCGGCGATTAACACCAAATGGAATACAACACTGGTCAGTATGGTACGGTCCAAAGATGATGCTTCGTACGACAATGCACTGGCTGCTTACAAGTCATTTTTAGGTGAGAATCGTTGGGAAGAGATTGTGAAGGTACGCAGTGAGAAGATGAAACTGAACAAAGAGAAACTAGGCATTCAATAA
- a CDS encoding MFS transporter has product MNKKVYVLAIAAFVVGTVELILGGILDLIATDLHLSLAKAGYLISIFSLVYALSAPILLNMTARFERKKVYMCTLFVFLISNLISAFSSSFYMLMAGRALGAATGSLIFVLSLTLAARIVEPQYKGRAVGIITMGGSASLILGVPLGIFVGNLAGWREVFMLIAILTAVVMVAIWIAMDRVQPIPAVSLKKQLTALWNPKMLAIHATTLLVLAGHLTLYAYFTPFLQETLGASSTMVTFIYMMFGIAAVAGGGIGGMLSDRLHPAKAIVIVLIPFIVSMAVIPFSVELPLIAFLLLLSIWSALSWTVTPVQNSLIIKTSPETAETLISTNSGIAHAGIALGTYIGGMVIDHSSILNTGWVGSVLILLGLVTAIYAISVKEKTVQAVA; this is encoded by the coding sequence ATGAATAAGAAAGTATATGTGCTCGCTATCGCAGCATTTGTGGTCGGAACCGTTGAACTGATCTTGGGCGGAATTCTGGACCTGATTGCTACGGATCTTCATCTTTCCCTGGCCAAAGCGGGGTATTTAATCTCTATTTTCTCACTTGTCTATGCGTTGTCTGCACCGATTTTATTAAATATGACGGCCAGATTCGAGCGTAAAAAGGTATATATGTGTACGCTGTTTGTTTTTCTGATCAGTAATCTGATCTCTGCATTTAGTTCCAGTTTTTATATGCTGATGGCGGGCAGAGCACTCGGAGCCGCCACGGGTTCACTTATTTTTGTGCTCTCCCTGACCCTTGCAGCACGTATTGTGGAACCACAATATAAAGGACGCGCCGTGGGGATTATTACCATGGGAGGCAGTGCATCACTTATCCTAGGTGTACCTCTTGGAATCTTTGTAGGTAACTTGGCAGGCTGGCGTGAGGTGTTTATGTTGATCGCTATTCTCACAGCAGTGGTTATGGTGGCCATCTGGATTGCGATGGATCGTGTACAGCCTATTCCTGCTGTATCCCTGAAGAAACAGCTTACGGCACTGTGGAATCCAAAAATGTTGGCAATCCATGCTACAACTTTGCTTGTGCTTGCGGGTCATTTGACTTTATATGCATACTTCACACCATTTCTTCAAGAGACACTGGGAGCGAGCTCAACGATGGTTACCTTTATCTATATGATGTTTGGGATCGCCGCTGTTGCAGGTGGAGGCATCGGAGGCATGTTGTCCGATCGTCTGCATCCTGCTAAAGCCATTGTCATTGTGCTGATTCCCTTCATCGTAAGTATGGCTGTCATTCCGTTCAGCGTGGAATTGCCTTTGATCGCCTTCTTGCTGCTGTTAAGCATCTGGAGTGCACTGAGCTGGACCGTTACGCCTGTACAGAATAGTCTAATTATCAAAACTTCACCGGAAACAGCCGAAACGCTAATCAGCACCAATTCAGGTATTGCACATGCAGGTATTGCACTGGGTACCTATATCGGCGGCATGGTGATCGATCATTCATCGATTCTGAACACCGGATGGGTTGGTTCTGTTCTGATTCTGCTTGGTTTGGTGACTGCCATCTATGCCATTAGCGTTAAGGAAAAAACCGTTCAGGCGGTTGCTTAG
- a CDS encoding LacI family DNA-binding transcriptional regulator: MAKITIKDVAREAGVSISTVSNALNGVDVLNPETKSHVLKVAERLNYVPNLNGKLLKSGQTKMLGFFTTSVSGPYFYKLVESMSRECDRLGYGLNVFVTKDKHVIMSNILGRRVDGVIIYEELRIDEQDIIAMEKDKIKAVFLDRVYQSDTMGSVIFDSYVAAYEATKYLIGLGHKKIAYISGVDTMFDSVQRRDGYLAALREYQLPIDEDYIIQGYFEEESTYSAIKSFLHLHPGKRPDAFLAGNDLSAIGCMHALKSEGFEVPQDVSVVGFDDIDIAQYFSPPLTTVRNQIARQGILAINQLVGMIKEKEQGAAQKLAGELVVRGSSHVKIDRKDYRT; the protein is encoded by the coding sequence ATGGCTAAGATAACGATTAAAGATGTAGCAAGAGAAGCTGGCGTATCCATATCGACGGTCTCTAACGCCTTAAATGGTGTGGATGTCTTAAACCCGGAGACCAAATCGCATGTTCTTAAGGTGGCAGAGCGTTTGAACTATGTGCCTAACCTGAATGGTAAGCTATTGAAGTCCGGTCAAACTAAAATGCTTGGTTTTTTCACCACAAGTGTATCGGGTCCGTATTTCTATAAGCTGGTGGAGTCGATGTCTCGTGAATGTGATCGTCTTGGTTACGGGCTGAATGTGTTTGTGACCAAAGATAAACACGTTATTATGAGTAACATTCTGGGGCGGCGAGTGGATGGTGTCATTATCTACGAAGAGCTGCGGATCGATGAGCAAGATATTATCGCTATGGAGAAAGATAAGATCAAGGCCGTTTTTTTGGATCGGGTCTATCAGAGCGATACGATGGGAAGTGTCATTTTTGACTCGTACGTGGCGGCTTACGAAGCTACCAAGTATTTAATTGGGCTGGGGCACAAGAAAATTGCTTATATTTCGGGTGTGGACACGATGTTTGACAGTGTACAGCGTAGAGATGGCTATCTGGCTGCCCTGCGTGAATACCAGCTTCCAATCGATGAAGATTACATTATACAGGGGTATTTTGAGGAGGAGAGCACGTATAGTGCTATAAAATCTTTTCTTCACTTGCACCCTGGCAAGCGACCTGATGCATTTCTTGCAGGGAATGACTTGAGTGCAATTGGTTGTATGCATGCGTTGAAATCTGAGGGCTTTGAAGTGCCTCAAGATGTTAGTGTCGTGGGTTTCGATGATATCGATATCGCCCAGTATTTTTCCCCACCACTCACAACGGTAAGGAATCAAATTGCAAGACAGGGTATCCTGGCCATCAATCAACTGGTGGGTATGATCAAGGAGAAAGAACAAGGGGCTGCACAGAAGTTGGCGGGTGAGCTGGTGGTGAGAGGTTCAAGCCACGTGAAAATTGACCGGAAAGATTATCGTACATAA
- a CDS encoding sugar O-acetyltransferase, giving the protein MTTKTEKQKMLDGELYMASDLQLSADREYARKMTRTFNQTTETDGELRTKLLKELLGSTGEHLGMEPNIHVDYGYNIHVGNHFYSNFNCTILDVCEVRIGDHCLMGPDVHIYTATHPLHPHERNTGAEYGKPVTIGNNVWIGGRAVINPGVTIGDNVVIASGAVVTKDVPDNMIVGGNPARIIREIEL; this is encoded by the coding sequence ATGACCACGAAAACGGAAAAACAAAAAATGCTGGATGGCGAGCTGTACATGGCTTCGGATCTTCAATTGTCTGCGGACAGAGAGTATGCAAGGAAAATGACGCGGACGTTTAATCAAACGACGGAAACGGACGGTGAGCTTCGCACCAAGTTATTGAAGGAACTGTTGGGATCTACAGGTGAACACCTGGGCATGGAACCTAATATTCATGTGGATTATGGATATAACATTCATGTAGGCAATCATTTTTATAGCAATTTTAACTGTACGATATTAGATGTGTGTGAAGTTCGTATTGGAGACCATTGCTTAATGGGGCCAGATGTACATATCTATACGGCTACTCATCCACTCCATCCGCATGAACGCAATACGGGTGCAGAATATGGCAAGCCAGTCACGATTGGCAATAATGTATGGATTGGTGGCAGAGCCGTTATTAATCCGGGGGTTACCATTGGAGACAACGTGGTCATTGCTTCCGGGGCGGTGGTTACGAAGGATGTGCCGGATAATATGATCGTGGGCGGCAACCCTGCTAGAATCATTAGAGAGATTGAGCTTTGA
- a CDS encoding ABC transporter permease subunit yields MDKLAVETSTGKNAISPNGKKPIGQRIKEFIVDYRRQWEIQSMIIPGIIFMIIFCYIPIYGLTIAFKNYTVIDTLATAPWVGLDNFRIILSDKYFWDAVVNTLGISFLKLGIGFVIPIILAIMIYELNSGRFKKFVQTVSYLPHFLSWIVLGGMLITWFSTTGLFNQLLLSLGVISQPQNILLDAGKYWWIATLSDIWKEAGWGTILYLAIMAKIDPTYYEAAKIDGASRLRQIWNITLPNMRSIISLNLILTVSGLLGSNLDQTLVLMNSQNRDKAEVINSYVYRMGMSQGDFSYATAVGLGVSIISVILLVTANKITSKLNDNQSVL; encoded by the coding sequence GTGGATAAATTAGCCGTAGAGACATCAACCGGTAAAAATGCGATCAGTCCCAATGGAAAGAAGCCTATCGGACAACGGATCAAAGAATTCATAGTGGATTATCGAAGACAATGGGAGATTCAATCGATGATTATCCCGGGCATTATTTTTATGATTATTTTCTGTTATATCCCAATTTACGGGTTGACGATTGCCTTCAAAAATTACACGGTCATTGATACGCTGGCTACCGCTCCTTGGGTAGGGCTGGATAATTTCAGAATCATTTTGTCAGACAAATACTTCTGGGATGCGGTCGTGAATACTCTGGGGATCAGTTTTTTGAAACTGGGTATAGGCTTCGTGATTCCCATCATTCTTGCCATCATGATCTACGAGTTAAACAGCGGACGCTTCAAGAAGTTTGTGCAAACGGTTTCATACTTACCTCACTTTCTGTCTTGGATCGTACTCGGTGGAATGTTGATTACCTGGTTTTCAACAACGGGGTTATTTAATCAATTGTTACTTAGCCTGGGAGTGATCTCGCAACCACAGAACATCTTGCTGGATGCAGGCAAGTATTGGTGGATTGCTACCTTATCGGATATCTGGAAAGAGGCAGGTTGGGGAACCATTCTGTATCTGGCGATCATGGCAAAGATTGATCCTACGTATTATGAAGCTGCCAAAATCGATGGTGCAAGCCGTCTTAGACAGATATGGAATATCACATTGCCTAACATGAGATCAATCATCAGCTTAAATCTAATTCTAACTGTAAGCGGTTTATTAGGGTCTAATCTGGATCAGACACTGGTTCTCATGAACTCCCAGAATCGCGATAAAGCGGAAGTCATTAATTCGTACGTGTACCGTATGGGGATGTCTCAGGGTGACTTTTCATATGCAACGGCCGTTGGCTTGGGTGTCTCGATCATCTCTGTCATTCTACTCGTCACGGCGAACAAAATTACGAGCAAATTAAACGATAATCAATCTGTGTTGTAG
- a CDS encoding carbohydrate ABC transporter permease — MNGKVAKEDLDSRIFDTLNMILLIICTIVILVPLWNVIISSFSSGKALAEGGFIFWSPEFSLENYRAVFNDQGIWQAFFISVSKTTIGVVTHVFFCAMVGYGLSKRYIRGRKLYVAMGVITMFFSGGMIPTYLLIKSLGLLNSFWVYIIPALFSFYDVVILMNFFRNVPDSLEESAKIDGAGDWHIFLKIFIPLSMPAMATIALFNGVGQWNDFMTTKLYITDQSLYPLQMMLYEIIVQSQTQSMQNVGGSAVIETTTKGVQLATIVITTLPIVLIYPIVQRYFISGMMLGAVKE; from the coding sequence GTGAATGGAAAGGTGGCAAAAGAAGATCTCGATAGTCGGATCTTTGATACCTTAAATATGATATTACTAATCATCTGTACGATCGTTATTCTGGTTCCGCTCTGGAATGTCATCATCTCTTCCTTTAGCTCAGGCAAAGCGTTGGCGGAAGGTGGATTCATCTTCTGGTCACCGGAATTCTCACTGGAGAATTACAGAGCTGTATTCAACGATCAGGGCATTTGGCAGGCCTTCTTCATATCGGTGTCCAAAACAACGATTGGCGTTGTAACACATGTGTTCTTCTGTGCCATGGTTGGTTACGGTCTGAGCAAAAGGTACATAAGAGGCCGTAAATTATACGTTGCCATGGGTGTTATTACCATGTTCTTCTCGGGCGGCATGATCCCGACATACCTGTTAATCAAATCACTTGGCTTGCTTAACAGCTTCTGGGTGTACATTATTCCGGCGTTGTTCAGCTTCTATGATGTCGTGATTCTGATGAATTTCTTCCGGAATGTCCCGGATTCTCTGGAAGAATCGGCCAAGATTGACGGGGCAGGGGATTGGCATATTTTCCTGAAAATCTTCATTCCACTCTCCATGCCTGCTATGGCTACGATTGCGCTATTTAATGGGGTAGGGCAATGGAACGACTTCATGACGACCAAGTTATATATTACCGATCAGTCACTGTATCCACTTCAGATGATGCTGTATGAGATTATCGTTCAGTCCCAGACCCAATCCATGCAAAATGTCGGGGGTTCGGCTGTCATTGAAACAACAACGAAAGGCGTACAGTTAGCCACCATTGTCATTACCACGCTACCTATCGTGCTGATCTATCCCATCGTTCAGAGATATTTTATCTCGGGAATGATGCTAGGTGCTGTTAAGGAATAG
- a CDS encoding thioredoxin family protein, whose protein sequence is MKDIHELTSIEMVEEVIQQHELVFLYVSRPECSVCHALLPKIRALLDPYPSIYLGHINANDVEEVASKFLIFTVPTMIMLVEQKEYIRADRFVRLERLEEQLQQIHSMYIQDEE, encoded by the coding sequence ATGAAAGATATTCATGAGTTAACATCCATAGAAATGGTTGAAGAAGTTATTCAACAACATGAATTGGTTTTTTTGTATGTATCTCGTCCAGAGTGCAGTGTATGTCACGCTTTACTCCCCAAGATCAGGGCGTTGCTGGATCCTTATCCATCAATATACCTCGGTCACATTAATGCTAACGACGTGGAAGAAGTTGCATCCAAGTTTCTTATTTTTACCGTTCCAACAATGATCATGCTTGTGGAGCAGAAGGAATATATTCGAGCGGATCGTTTTGTTCGCTTGGAACGTCTGGAAGAGCAGCTGCAACAGATCCACTCCATGTATATCCAGGATGAGGAATAG
- a CDS encoding LacI family DNA-binding transcriptional regulator: MSKFDEIMKRSGYSKATVSRVINHSPHVSDEARQIITDIMKQLNYIPNRNAISLSTGQTKQIGIVTSTTGEIILTFMNQFIDTAMDFGFQTIIYTSRGDPEIELQAFEDLRSKRVDGLVIIACVNDPRKLKAYLEYGPIVSWQRMGNDEIPSVAMDQAEGYKLALEHLVSRGYTRIANAFGRAESLNTQSRREAYESFMKSRGLPVWTEAYQYSVFSSSDGEEAMRRMAEGPELPKAVLCSNDYAAIGILSEARRRKIQVPEQLAIVGFDDIELSRVLGITTIHNPIAEQATQAFHQLWAVLGKMELQTEQLTYQLIERETT, from the coding sequence ATGTCCAAGTTTGATGAAATTATGAAGCGATCAGGTTACTCAAAAGCGACAGTATCACGCGTGATTAATCATTCTCCGCATGTTAGTGATGAAGCAAGACAGATCATAACGGATATTATGAAACAGTTGAATTATATTCCCAACCGGAATGCGATATCGTTATCTACAGGGCAAACAAAGCAGATTGGAATTGTGACCTCTACCACAGGTGAGATCATTCTTACATTCATGAATCAATTCATTGATACAGCCATGGATTTCGGGTTTCAGACGATTATCTATACATCCCGTGGAGATCCGGAGATTGAATTGCAGGCTTTCGAAGATCTGCGCAGTAAACGAGTCGATGGGCTAGTTATTATTGCTTGTGTTAATGATCCTCGGAAATTAAAGGCGTATTTGGAATACGGTCCGATTGTCTCCTGGCAGCGAATGGGGAATGACGAGATTCCGTCTGTTGCGATGGATCAGGCAGAGGGGTATAAGTTAGCTCTGGAGCATCTGGTTTCGAGAGGATACACCCGAATTGCAAATGCATTTGGCAGGGCTGAAAGTCTGAATACCCAGAGCCGCCGTGAAGCCTATGAATCTTTCATGAAGAGTAGAGGGTTGCCTGTATGGACTGAAGCATATCAATATTCCGTATTTAGCTCCTCCGATGGCGAAGAAGCGATGCGAAGAATGGCTGAGGGGCCAGAACTTCCAAAGGCCGTATTATGTTCAAATGATTATGCAGCCATCGGCATTCTTAGTGAAGCACGCAGACGGAAAATTCAGGTACCGGAACAACTCGCCATTGTGGGGTTTGATGATATCGAGCTTTCCCGTGTTCTCGGAATCACGACCATACACAATCCGATTGCGGAGCAAGCCACCCAGGCTTTCCATCAATTGTGGGCCGTATTGGGTAAAATGGAATTGCAGACCGAACAGCTGACATACCAGCTGATTGAGCGTGAGACGACTTGA